The Sorangiineae bacterium MSr11367 genome window below encodes:
- a CDS encoding amidohydrolase family protein, with protein MIIDCHCHAGKGDGFTGPWDTTAPLERYLARASEAGITRTVVFSAFHSDYAAANREVARIVAKHEGRLIGFAFINPKSDVGNVRSLVGEAVERYGFRGIKVHQHDGRITREVCEVAQSFGLPILYDVMGDVTILDLLAPEYPDVPFIIPHLGSFADDYRAQISLIDKLPRLPNVYTDTSGVRRFDLLESAVARVGPSKVLFGSDGPWLHPGLELAKIRALGLPPADERLIVGGNLLRLIGRKA; from the coding sequence ATGATCATCGACTGCCACTGCCACGCCGGCAAGGGAGATGGCTTCACCGGACCCTGGGACACGACGGCGCCTCTGGAGCGCTACCTGGCGCGCGCCTCGGAAGCCGGCATCACGCGCACCGTCGTGTTCTCCGCCTTTCACTCCGACTACGCCGCCGCCAACCGCGAGGTGGCGCGCATCGTAGCCAAGCACGAGGGCCGCCTCATCGGGTTTGCGTTCATCAATCCGAAGAGCGATGTCGGCAACGTGCGCAGCTTGGTGGGCGAGGCCGTGGAGCGCTACGGCTTTCGCGGCATCAAGGTGCACCAGCACGACGGGCGCATCACCCGCGAAGTGTGCGAGGTGGCGCAAAGCTTCGGTCTACCCATCCTCTATGACGTCATGGGCGACGTGACCATATTGGATTTGCTCGCCCCCGAGTACCCCGACGTCCCTTTCATCATTCCGCACCTGGGCAGCTTCGCCGACGACTACCGTGCGCAGATCTCCCTGATCGACAAGCTGCCTCGCCTTCCCAACGTGTACACCGACACGTCGGGCGTACGCCGATTCGACTTGTTGGAAAGCGCCGTGGCCCGCGTGGGCCCGAGCAAAGTGCTCTTTGGCAGCGACGGGCCGTGGCTCCACCCCGGCCTCGAGCTGGCCAAGATCCGCGCCCTGGGCCTGCCACCCGCCGACGAGCGCCTCATCGTCGGCGGGAATTTGCTGCGCCTGATCGGTCGAAAAGCGTGA
- a CDS encoding aminotransferase class I/II-fold pyridoxal phosphate-dependent enzyme, translating to MQNACIDFASARYLGFRHASTELEPWRELTTGVPAVLREPPGAGAVTRSIAQLAGAEHAAVFPSTLHLFWDLFQHAGGPSDLVAYDDGIYPIMQWGIEMAGVRRGVSHRRFAHHDPGALARLLRDHQCAGRLWIAVDGFCPGCGRAAPLGAYAEIARAHGGALVVEDTQAFGLLGERGGGSLMAQGVRGADTVMVASLAKAFGAPLCVVAGARERILRLQRESETRVHASPPSAASLAAAKAACVTNAREGDRLRQRLARRVAHFRACAAGLGIAASSAQSAFPVQRCWLDDRQRARGVYEELARRGVRTVPQQSRCGPRTSITFLVRADHSFENIEDALTTFTRVSRTCRRVTSGERRPW from the coding sequence ATGCAGAATGCATGCATCGATTTTGCGTCGGCGCGCTACCTCGGCTTTCGCCACGCGAGCACCGAGCTGGAGCCGTGGCGGGAGCTGACCACCGGGGTCCCCGCAGTTTTGCGGGAGCCGCCGGGTGCCGGCGCGGTGACGAGGTCGATCGCGCAGCTTGCCGGCGCGGAGCATGCAGCGGTGTTTCCGTCCACGTTGCATCTGTTTTGGGACCTCTTTCAGCATGCCGGGGGCCCAAGCGATCTCGTGGCGTACGACGACGGGATTTATCCCATCATGCAATGGGGGATCGAGATGGCCGGCGTGCGAAGGGGCGTCTCCCATCGCCGCTTCGCCCATCACGATCCTGGGGCTCTTGCCCGCTTGCTCCGCGATCACCAATGCGCAGGACGGCTGTGGATCGCGGTCGACGGCTTCTGTCCGGGCTGTGGGCGGGCGGCGCCGCTGGGCGCGTATGCGGAGATCGCGCGGGCGCACGGCGGGGCGCTCGTGGTGGAGGACACGCAGGCGTTCGGGCTGCTCGGGGAAAGGGGCGGCGGAAGCCTGATGGCGCAAGGCGTCCGCGGCGCGGATACCGTGATGGTGGCTTCGCTCGCCAAGGCCTTTGGAGCGCCTCTTTGCGTCGTGGCCGGAGCGCGCGAGCGAATCCTGCGTCTGCAACGGGAGAGCGAGACGCGTGTCCATGCGAGCCCGCCGTCCGCGGCGAGCCTCGCGGCGGCGAAGGCGGCCTGCGTGACGAATGCGCGCGAGGGCGATCGCCTGCGCCAGCGGCTTGCACGGCGCGTCGCGCACTTCAGAGCCTGCGCCGCCGGGTTGGGCATCGCCGCATCTAGCGCGCAATCGGCTTTTCCAGTGCAGCGATGCTGGCTCGACGACCGGCAACGCGCCCGCGGCGTCTACGAGGAGCTCGCGCGGCGCGGCGTGCGCACGGTGCCGCAGCAATCTCGTTGCGGGCCGCGCACGTCGATCACGTTCCTGGTTCGGGCGGACCACAGCTTCGAGAACATCGAAGACGCCCTTACGACTTTCACACGGGTTTCGAGAACATGTCGCCGCGTGACGAGCGGGGAAAGAAGGCCATGGTGA
- a CDS encoding sigma 54-interacting transcriptional regulator, which produces MVRSSATVPAVREDLERRGVHIVEDDGTPQVGLLLFDVVGPELEGALREWSHAGGSRIIAIALHADALSSGKTWRLLAAGAKEVVVWQPDEVAAVIAARSERWNEVDRLLESPLVSSYVVGGSPVLRQVLRQIVEVAVFTTTSVLLLGESGTGKEQVARLIHSLDRRPDKGELITVDSATIVPELSGSEFFGHERGAFTGAASRRDGAFALAHKGTLFLDEVGELPEALQAQLLRVVQERTYKRVGGNQWFEIDFRLISATNRDLPAEVERKGFRADFFYRIGTWTFRLPPLRERREHILPLAEHFARQYLGPAGRMVILDERVCEFLLRRDYPGNVRELRQVVERLCARHVGGGPLTAGDIPPDDLPPASERAERRIDSAVEEAVQRGFGLKEIGQVARDAAIRAALSAAARNVPRAAKMLKVTDRALQMELAKRQD; this is translated from the coding sequence ATGGTTCGTTCGTCGGCAACCGTGCCGGCAGTCCGCGAAGATCTCGAGCGGCGCGGCGTGCATATCGTGGAAGACGATGGCACGCCGCAGGTCGGGTTGCTTCTGTTCGACGTGGTGGGCCCCGAGTTGGAGGGCGCGCTGCGCGAATGGAGTCACGCGGGCGGCTCGCGCATCATCGCCATTGCGCTGCACGCAGACGCGCTTTCCTCGGGAAAAACCTGGCGTTTGCTCGCGGCCGGGGCGAAGGAGGTCGTCGTTTGGCAACCCGACGAGGTTGCAGCGGTCATCGCGGCGCGCTCGGAGCGCTGGAACGAGGTGGATCGCCTCTTGGAGTCGCCCCTGGTCTCGTCGTACGTCGTTGGGGGCAGCCCGGTGTTGCGGCAAGTGCTCCGGCAGATCGTCGAGGTGGCGGTGTTCACCACGACGTCGGTCTTGCTGCTGGGCGAGAGCGGCACCGGCAAAGAGCAGGTCGCACGCTTGATTCACTCATTGGATCGGCGACCCGACAAAGGCGAATTGATCACCGTCGATTCGGCGACGATCGTGCCGGAGCTGTCGGGGAGCGAATTTTTCGGGCACGAGCGCGGCGCCTTTACCGGGGCGGCCAGTCGGCGTGACGGGGCCTTTGCGCTGGCCCACAAGGGCACGCTGTTCCTGGACGAGGTGGGGGAGCTGCCGGAGGCGCTGCAGGCGCAGCTTCTGCGCGTGGTGCAGGAGCGCACGTACAAACGCGTGGGCGGCAACCAATGGTTCGAAATCGATTTTCGTTTGATAAGCGCGACCAATCGCGATTTGCCCGCCGAGGTGGAGCGAAAAGGCTTTCGGGCCGATTTCTTCTACCGCATCGGTACCTGGACGTTCCGCCTTCCGCCGCTGCGCGAACGCCGCGAGCACATTCTGCCGCTGGCCGAGCACTTCGCGCGCCAATACCTGGGACCGGCGGGGAGAATGGTGATCCTCGACGAGCGGGTCTGCGAGTTTCTGCTGAGGCGCGACTATCCGGGCAACGTGCGGGAGCTGCGGCAGGTCGTCGAGCGGCTCTGCGCGCGCCACGTGGGCGGTGGACCGCTCACCGCGGGCGACATCCCCCCGGACGACCTTCCTCCCGCATCGGAGCGCGCCGAGCGGCGCATCGATAGCGCCGTCGAAGAGGCGGTGCAGCGCGGATTCGGCCTCAAAGAGATCGGCCAGGTGGCCCGCGATGCGGCGATTCGCGCGGCGCTCTCGGCGGCCGCGCGGAACGTGCCGCGCGCCGCCAAGATGCTCAAGGTGACCGATCGCGCGCTCCAGATGGAGCTCGCGAAGCGGCAGGACTGA
- a CDS encoding SNF2 family helicase: MQSPGGPMGPKPPTYQANGHGPAYGGGAGAAVLGGGESSVPGVTGGGRRGRRRRAKLAAAAAAAAATGSPTGARIAPVSAPIQRPGVVSTGVDAWLPEPMAPLPKVIEFRMQVRPLSLTITLIDPNARTALLPSTLLPLLAQSPTPDREPIRLLARFESEGPRRVGIEVRGEDACDLLSALKGRRVIVEPQMMELRFGDEPLRPRFDLELSSDGTQVLVKSSFQRPGDPRKFTMAQGAWFEGSPGWYVDAQEGVARPIERRVSPSSIRRLARAPFIHEPIDHLPQLIAQGLPRVALEVGAELPELSQVAEVRDIVPTFRMRAGGTLTEARVALRAAYEDVEIDVRADGMTPPVIVKPPQSATKRALCIRCDIAAQQEAASALRELGLQPDEEGNGFIARGDDSIQFWTEGIGALPEHWDLFVPDDLVDVQVRGETLTANARVSSGVDWLSLRLSFESEGVAVTQEELARCLAEGRRYVRLADGSFSRLDAEKVKSVLLRQAEILATGGGQGGRLPLSQAGRIQELLQQVGRTAVSEGAKDLFTKLRDIDEIKGARKPRNLKASLRPYQEQGFHWLWFLHEIGSGGVLADDMGLGKTIQTLALLLAVKAADEKAGVPFKALIVAPTSVVTNWLREMDKFAPSLKHALWHGIDRKERIDDLEDADVIVTSYALLRRDEELLAKLNLRYAILDEAQQIKNPMSATARAAKRLKAARRLALSGTPIENRLSEIWSIFDFVSPGLLGPLDKFEERYSRPIDNGDSKAAQRLRATIHPFILRRTKSEVLKELPDKIETDQVCELTGEQASLYAAVLKEVRAQVMGEVERQGMAKSHIQILAGLTRLRQAACDPRLLGLPREFGDVDSGKLVALRDLIETCVAGGHRVLVFSQFVSMLSIIRRAMEEDGVAYEYLDGSTRDRQAVVERFQDEDGPPIFLISLKAGGSGLNLTAADTVIHFDPWWNPAVEDQATDRAHRIGQTKVVTTYRLIAKGTIEEKILELGAKKRELVGAVLSEDVGGAKKLTKTDLEDLFKFDD; this comes from the coding sequence ATGCAATCCCCTGGTGGGCCGATGGGCCCCAAACCTCCTACTTATCAAGCCAACGGCCATGGTCCCGCATACGGTGGCGGTGCCGGTGCCGCGGTGCTCGGTGGGGGGGAATCCAGCGTGCCCGGCGTGACGGGGGGAGGGCGGCGAGGACGCCGCCGTCGGGCAAAATTGGCCGCAGCGGCGGCCGCGGCGGCTGCGACGGGCAGCCCCACGGGCGCACGCATTGCGCCGGTGAGCGCGCCGATTCAGCGCCCGGGCGTCGTGTCCACGGGCGTCGATGCCTGGCTTCCCGAGCCCATGGCGCCGCTCCCCAAGGTGATCGAGTTCCGCATGCAGGTGCGGCCGCTGTCGCTCACCATCACGCTGATCGATCCGAACGCCCGCACGGCGCTTCTTCCGAGTACGCTCCTTCCGCTTTTGGCGCAGAGCCCCACGCCCGACCGCGAGCCCATTCGGCTGCTCGCCCGCTTCGAATCCGAGGGCCCGCGTCGCGTGGGCATCGAGGTGCGCGGCGAAGATGCGTGCGATCTGCTCTCGGCCCTCAAAGGGCGCCGGGTCATCGTGGAGCCGCAAATGATGGAGCTGCGCTTCGGCGACGAGCCGCTCCGTCCGCGTTTCGATTTGGAACTTAGCTCCGACGGCACGCAAGTCCTCGTCAAATCGAGCTTTCAGCGCCCCGGCGATCCGAGAAAATTCACCATGGCGCAGGGCGCGTGGTTCGAGGGCAGTCCGGGTTGGTACGTCGATGCGCAGGAGGGCGTAGCCCGCCCGATCGAGCGGCGTGTGTCACCGTCGAGCATCCGCCGTCTGGCGCGTGCCCCGTTCATCCACGAGCCGATCGATCACCTGCCGCAGCTCATCGCCCAGGGCCTGCCGCGCGTCGCACTCGAAGTGGGCGCCGAGCTTCCCGAGCTATCGCAGGTCGCCGAGGTGCGCGACATCGTTCCCACGTTCCGCATGCGTGCGGGCGGCACGCTCACCGAGGCCCGAGTGGCCTTGCGCGCCGCGTACGAAGACGTGGAAATCGACGTCCGCGCCGACGGAATGACCCCTCCGGTCATCGTCAAGCCGCCGCAGAGCGCCACCAAGCGCGCCCTCTGCATCCGTTGCGACATCGCCGCGCAGCAGGAGGCCGCATCGGCCCTGCGCGAGCTGGGGCTGCAGCCCGACGAAGAGGGCAACGGCTTCATTGCGCGCGGAGACGACTCGATTCAGTTCTGGACCGAGGGCATCGGCGCCCTTCCGGAGCACTGGGATCTTTTCGTTCCCGACGACTTGGTCGACGTGCAGGTCCGCGGCGAGACGCTCACCGCGAACGCCCGCGTCTCCAGCGGCGTGGACTGGCTCTCGCTGCGTCTCTCCTTCGAGAGCGAGGGCGTGGCCGTCACGCAAGAGGAACTCGCGCGCTGTTTGGCCGAAGGACGCCGGTACGTGCGCCTGGCCGATGGCTCGTTCTCCCGCCTCGATGCCGAAAAGGTGAAGTCCGTGCTTCTGCGCCAGGCGGAGATCCTCGCCACCGGCGGCGGGCAGGGCGGGCGGCTTCCGCTGTCGCAGGCGGGCCGCATTCAGGAGCTTTTGCAGCAGGTCGGCCGCACGGCGGTGAGCGAGGGCGCGAAGGACCTGTTCACCAAGCTGCGCGACATCGACGAGATCAAGGGTGCACGCAAGCCGCGCAACCTCAAAGCGTCGCTGCGTCCGTACCAGGAGCAAGGCTTCCACTGGCTCTGGTTCCTCCATGAGATTGGCTCTGGCGGCGTCCTGGCCGACGACATGGGTCTCGGTAAGACGATCCAGACGTTGGCGCTGCTCCTCGCCGTCAAGGCGGCCGACGAGAAGGCGGGCGTTCCCTTCAAGGCGCTCATCGTGGCGCCCACCAGCGTGGTCACCAACTGGCTGCGCGAGATGGACAAGTTCGCCCCGTCGTTGAAGCACGCGCTCTGGCACGGCATCGACCGCAAGGAGCGCATCGACGATCTCGAGGACGCCGACGTCATCGTCACGAGCTACGCGCTCCTGCGCCGCGACGAAGAGCTTCTGGCCAAATTGAACCTCCGTTATGCGATTTTGGACGAGGCGCAGCAGATCAAGAATCCGATGTCGGCGACGGCACGTGCGGCCAAGCGGCTGAAGGCGGCGCGGCGGCTGGCCCTGTCGGGTACGCCCATCGAGAACCGCCTCTCCGAGATTTGGTCGATCTTCGACTTCGTGAGCCCCGGCCTCCTCGGCCCGCTCGACAAGTTCGAGGAGCGCTATTCGCGGCCCATCGACAATGGCGACTCCAAGGCCGCGCAACGGTTGCGCGCCACGATTCACCCCTTCATCTTGCGCCGCACGAAGTCCGAGGTGCTCAAGGAGCTCCCGGACAAGATCGAGACCGACCAGGTCTGCGAGCTCACCGGCGAGCAGGCTTCCTTGTACGCGGCCGTGCTCAAGGAAGTGCGCGCGCAGGTCATGGGCGAGGTCGAACGCCAGGGCATGGCCAAGAGCCACATCCAGATCCTCGCGGGCCTCACCCGGTTGCGCCAGGCGGCGTGCGATCCGCGCTTGCTGGGCCTGCCGCGCGAGTTCGGCGACGTGGACTCGGGCAAGCTCGTGGCGCTGCGCGATCTCATCGAGACGTGCGTTGCCGGCGGGCACCGCGTGCTCGTGTTCAGCCAGTTCGTATCGATGCTCTCGATCATCCGGCGCGCCATGGAGGAAGACGGCGTGGCCTACGAGTACCTGGATGGCTCCACCCGAGACCGCCAGGCCGTGGTCGAGCGCTTCCAGGATGAAGACGGGCCGCCCATCTTCCTCATCTCGCTCAAGGCTGGCGGAAGCGGTTTGAACCTTACCGCAGCCGATACGGTCATCCACTTCGACCCGTGGTGGAATCCGGCCGTGGAGGATCAGGCGACGGACCGTGCCCACCGCATCGGCCAGACCAAGGTGGTTACGACGTACCGGCTCATCGCCAAGGGCACCATCGAGGAGAAGATCCTCGAATTGGGCGCCAAGAAACGCGAGCTCGTTGGCGCAGTTCTCAGCGAGGACGTGGGCGGGGCGAAGAAGCTCACCAAGACGGACCTGGAAGATCTCTTCAAGTTCGACGACTAA
- a CDS encoding SDR family NAD(P)-dependent oxidoreductase: MTEGDTVESESSADQAKIAGEKVARDRLIGKTAIITGASAGIGLSVARKLAEAGANVVLVARGREKLDAAAASIGLERAMSFAADVSHFDSLRELLRAARERFGRIDILVNNAGLNHRGPAVGISPDTLAAIITTNRPQNAKSMADEAYEGRQAEVNLTAPVFLSRLVAEHMVQQGAGSIINVASLAGKIPVKDEAAYSASKAGLRAFGRALAMELDPIRQGSMERIGCRTSALRGRRQRDKTGGTGAMVGSERKNRHKVWRSSRGRVGERAGLAGSVPLPLLDCKAVLYWSKPSNVTFGVRVSTVCPGPVDTEFLGALEHVPDIVLSQPMVTPDDVADAVLACITSGKREVSLPALSGLLTTLGYVFPSLAAALHPLLERRGAANRRRYVAARAAGRAV, encoded by the coding sequence ATGACCGAAGGAGACACCGTGGAGTCCGAATCCTCTGCTGACCAAGCAAAAATCGCGGGAGAAAAGGTAGCCCGCGACAGATTGATCGGTAAAACCGCGATCATCACCGGCGCATCTGCCGGTATCGGGCTCTCTGTGGCAAGGAAGCTCGCCGAAGCGGGAGCGAACGTTGTGCTCGTGGCGCGAGGGCGCGAAAAGCTCGACGCAGCAGCCGCCAGCATTGGCCTTGAGCGCGCCATGTCGTTCGCGGCCGATGTATCCCACTTCGACAGCTTGCGCGAGCTGCTCCGCGCCGCGAGAGAACGCTTCGGACGAATCGACATCCTCGTGAACAACGCCGGCCTCAACCACCGAGGCCCCGCGGTCGGCATATCGCCCGATACGCTCGCCGCGATCATCACGACGAACCGGCCGCAGAATGCGAAATCGATGGCAGATGAGGCCTACGAAGGCCGTCAGGCCGAAGTGAACCTGACTGCACCTGTTTTTCTCAGCCGATTGGTCGCCGAACACATGGTGCAGCAGGGCGCGGGCTCGATCATCAACGTGGCGAGCCTGGCCGGAAAAATCCCCGTCAAAGACGAAGCGGCCTATTCGGCCTCGAAAGCGGGCCTGCGCGCCTTCGGCCGGGCCCTTGCGATGGAGCTCGACCCCATAAGGCAAGGTTCGATGGAACGTATCGGTTGTCGAACTTCCGCCCTGCGAGGACGGCGGCAGCGGGACAAGACCGGCGGGACCGGCGCAATGGTTGGTTCGGAGAGAAAGAATCGCCACAAAGTCTGGCGATCATCGCGTGGAAGGGTGGGCGAACGCGCCGGCCTCGCCGGGTCCGTTCCGCTGCCGCTGCTCGACTGCAAGGCAGTTCTGTACTGGAGCAAACCATCGAATGTTACGTTCGGGGTGCGCGTCTCCACGGTGTGCCCCGGTCCGGTCGATACCGAGTTTCTGGGCGCTTTGGAGCACGTACCGGATATCGTCCTATCGCAACCCATGGTGACTCCCGACGACGTGGCCGATGCCGTTCTCGCCTGCATCACGAGCGGCAAACGCGAAGTGAGCCTTCCCGCCCTTTCGGGGCTGCTCACGACGCTCGGATACGTGTTCCCGAGCCTCGCCGCAGCCTTGCATCCGCTGCTCGAACGCCGAGGCGCCGCCAATCGACGGCGCTACGTCGCAGCCCGGGCGGCCGGGAGAGCCGTATGA
- a CDS encoding ATP-binding cassette domain-containing protein, with amino-acid sequence MIEIRGLTKHAREPGAVPILRDVSLQVPKGCLYGLIGPGAAGKSVLLKLIVGLLRADGGEILVEGEDITQMSELRLQAVRTKFGMLFQNNALFDHLSVADNIAFPLRRLFSLSEDEVAARVSERLACVALTGFETRMPSGLSGGQKKRVGVARATVSHASIVLYDEPAAGLDPVTSQKIFDLLRSEQRASGATVIMVSSDLDRLLTVTDRVGMLYRGQLIFDGTTDEARGTTEPMVRQFVHGLTEGPL; translated from the coding sequence GTGATCGAGATCCGAGGCCTCACGAAGCACGCGCGCGAGCCCGGCGCCGTCCCCATTCTGCGCGACGTGAGCCTCCAGGTTCCAAAGGGGTGCCTCTACGGATTGATCGGCCCCGGCGCCGCCGGCAAGAGCGTGCTCTTGAAGCTCATCGTCGGGCTTCTGCGCGCCGACGGCGGCGAAATCCTGGTGGAGGGCGAGGACATCACGCAAATGTCCGAGCTGCGGCTGCAAGCGGTGCGCACCAAGTTCGGGATGCTCTTTCAGAACAATGCGCTGTTCGATCACTTGTCCGTGGCGGACAACATCGCATTCCCGCTGCGCCGGCTGTTCTCGCTTTCGGAAGACGAAGTGGCGGCGCGCGTGTCCGAGCGCCTCGCGTGCGTGGCCCTCACCGGTTTCGAAACGCGCATGCCGTCGGGACTCTCCGGTGGCCAAAAGAAGAGGGTCGGTGTGGCCCGTGCCACGGTGAGCCACGCCTCCATCGTCCTCTACGACGAGCCGGCGGCGGGGCTCGATCCGGTGACCTCGCAGAAGATCTTCGACCTGTTGCGCAGCGAGCAACGGGCCTCGGGCGCCACAGTCATCATGGTCTCGAGCGATCTGGATCGCCTGCTCACGGTCACCGACCGCGTGGGGATGCTGTACCGAGGCCAACTCATCTTCGACGGCACCACGGACGAAGCACGAGGGACCACCGAGCCGATGGTGCGCCAATTCGTCCACGGGTTGACCGAGGGACCGCTTTGA
- a CDS encoding ABC transporter permease: MAAATAPDRDPAPGPSRLDAFAEGVGQSFLVIAATAGGMGVLLGQIVRRLFPPRIDKTELWRNLYKMSVKSLPIVVVTALFVGAIMVIQAAPIVKRYGAEGLLGWGAGFGTLREIAPLLTALMISGRVGANNTAELGTMVVTEQVDALRALAIDPLSFLILPRFISITLTLFMMTLYADCLALLGASLTGDALLSVSPQSFYNGLVGSGLLGFGDVANGLFKSFVFGLVIALSSCHFGLSTTGGAPGVGRSVTATVVASAAGIFIIDYLLSFILG, encoded by the coding sequence ATGGCAGCAGCGACGGCGCCCGATCGAGATCCTGCTCCCGGACCGTCCCGGCTCGATGCCTTCGCCGAAGGTGTCGGGCAAAGCTTCCTGGTCATCGCGGCCACCGCCGGCGGCATGGGCGTGCTCCTCGGCCAGATCGTGCGGCGCCTTTTCCCGCCGCGCATCGACAAGACGGAGCTGTGGCGCAACCTCTACAAAATGTCGGTCAAGTCGCTGCCCATCGTGGTGGTGACCGCCCTCTTCGTCGGCGCCATCATGGTCATCCAGGCTGCGCCCATCGTGAAGCGCTATGGCGCCGAGGGCCTCTTGGGCTGGGGCGCCGGCTTCGGCACCCTGCGCGAGATCGCGCCGCTGCTCACGGCGCTCATGATCAGCGGCCGCGTGGGCGCGAACAACACGGCGGAACTCGGAACCATGGTGGTCACCGAGCAGGTCGACGCCCTGCGCGCCCTGGCCATCGACCCCCTCTCGTTCCTCATCCTGCCGCGCTTCATCAGCATCACCTTGACGCTGTTCATGATGACGCTCTACGCCGACTGCCTCGCGCTCTTGGGCGCGTCGCTCACCGGCGACGCGCTGCTCTCCGTCTCGCCTCAGAGCTTCTACAACGGCCTAGTGGGCAGCGGCCTCCTCGGCTTCGGGGACGTGGCCAATGGCCTGTTCAAGAGTTTCGTCTTCGGCCTGGTCATCGCGCTTTCGAGCTGCCACTTCGGCCTGTCCACCACCGGCGGCGCCCCCGGCGTGGGTCGCTCCGTCACCGCCACCGTGGTCGCCAGCGCCGCAGGCATCTTCATCATCGACTACCTCCTCAGCTTCATCCTGGGATAG
- a CDS encoding ABC transporter permease translates to MSASTHQRQEADHEDVPRAAPPSGPIAALGATALDFLRAGLELYSVFVRALYYVFRGRREKGALLKQMFEIGNRSVFFVSITMGFIGMILVYQSGLQLRRVIPDFTMLGATYLELLVRDLGPSIASLILATRVGAGIAAEIGSMVVTEQVDALRMCAADPIDFLVVPRFLASLIMTTMLIVWASTVAFFAGAATAYFAYDLSFQTFFNISLIDTGDVVTGMSKCIAYGAAIPIVSGYCGLSTFGGSEGVGWATTRAVVNSSLAIIVLNFFISGAAFLIF, encoded by the coding sequence ATGAGCGCGAGCACGCATCAGCGGCAAGAGGCCGATCACGAAGACGTCCCGCGCGCCGCGCCTCCGTCGGGCCCCATCGCCGCCCTCGGGGCCACGGCCCTCGACTTTCTGCGCGCGGGGCTCGAGCTCTATTCCGTCTTCGTTCGCGCCCTCTATTACGTCTTCCGCGGGCGGCGCGAAAAGGGTGCCCTGCTGAAGCAGATGTTCGAGATCGGCAATCGCTCGGTCTTCTTCGTCTCCATCACCATGGGCTTCATCGGCATGATCCTGGTCTACCAGTCCGGCTTGCAACTGCGCCGGGTCATTCCCGATTTCACCATGCTGGGCGCCACGTACCTCGAGCTCTTGGTGCGCGACCTCGGGCCGTCCATCGCATCGCTCATCCTCGCCACGCGCGTGGGTGCGGGCATCGCCGCCGAAATCGGATCCATGGTGGTCACCGAGCAGGTGGACGCCCTGCGCATGTGCGCGGCCGATCCCATCGACTTTCTCGTCGTCCCGCGCTTTCTCGCGAGCCTCATCATGACCACGATGCTCATCGTCTGGGCGAGCACCGTGGCATTCTTCGCCGGCGCGGCCACCGCATATTTCGCCTACGACCTGTCGTTTCAGACCTTCTTCAACATCTCGCTCATCGACACGGGCGACGTCGTCACCGGCATGAGCAAGTGCATCGCCTACGGTGCGGCCATTCCCATCGTGAGCGGCTACTGCGGGCTGTCCACCTTCGGCGGGTCCGAGGGCGTCGGCTGGGCGACCACGCGGGCGGTGGTCAACTCGTCGCTGGCCATCATCGTGCTCAACTTCTTCATCTCGGGCGCAGCGTTTTTGATTTTCTGA
- a CDS encoding ATP-binding cassette domain-containing protein, whose amino-acid sequence MIEFKNIAKSFGPKKVLDDVSFAVKRGEVFFIIGASGVGKSVLIKHLVGLLYPDGGEIWLDGQEISQLDEKGMYPVRKKCAMVFQHSTLFDSMTCAENVALPLRKHKGLSVSEALDEAQRRLEIVHMAEFGARYPSELGDGMRKRVAIARALTLDPEFVLFDEPTTSLDPVSARRVDKLIRELSDKLGVTCVVVSHDLVSIFTIADRIVMLYKGRVRLLGTRDDFKGANDEVVQQFINGRAQGPMDL is encoded by the coding sequence ATGATTGAGTTCAAGAACATCGCCAAATCGTTCGGGCCCAAGAAGGTCCTCGACGACGTCAGCTTCGCGGTGAAGCGGGGCGAGGTCTTTTTCATCATCGGCGCCTCGGGCGTTGGCAAGAGTGTCCTCATCAAGCACCTCGTGGGCCTGCTCTACCCCGACGGCGGCGAGATCTGGCTCGATGGCCAGGAGATCAGCCAGCTCGACGAAAAGGGCATGTACCCGGTGCGGAAGAAGTGCGCGATGGTCTTCCAGCACTCCACGCTGTTCGACTCGATGACCTGCGCCGAGAACGTGGCCCTGCCCTTGCGCAAGCACAAAGGCCTCTCGGTGAGCGAGGCCCTGGACGAGGCGCAGCGCCGCCTCGAGATCGTGCACATGGCAGAATTCGGCGCGCGCTACCCGTCGGAGCTGGGCGACGGCATGCGCAAGCGCGTGGCCATCGCGCGCGCGCTCACGCTCGATCCGGAGTTCGTCCTGTTCGACGAGCCCACCACCTCGCTCGATCCCGTGAGCGCGCGGCGCGTCGACAAGCTGATTCGCGAGCTCTCCGACAAGCTGGGAGTCACGTGCGTGGTCGTGAGCCACGACTTGGTGAGCATCTTCACGATCGCCGACCGCATCGTGATGCTTTATAAAGGAAGGGTGCGTCTATTGGGCACACGGGACGACTTCAAGGGCGCGAACGACGAAGTGGTTCAACAATTCATTAACGGTCGCGCGCAAGGGCCGATGGATCTCTGA